AAAGATATAAACCAACAAAGATATTACCGAGTAACTAAGCAAGAATAATATATCTCTATATATTCTATCTTCTGGTCATTCACCGGTTGATTTATATTCATCAATCCAAAACAGCATAGGAACAAACATCAAAAAAGCTGCAATTAGAATAATCAATAGTACCCAGCCAATTATTTTTATTATTTTCTTTTTCTTCATATTAGCTTTTTTCTAATTTTTATTATACTAAACCAAGAATGTGGAGTCAAACAGATAACTTTACCCCCAGCAGGATTCGAACCTGCGACACCCGGTTTAGGAAACCGATGCTCTATCCTACTGAGCTATGGGGGCATTCTATATCATCGCCAGTTGGTGCACGAGGACGTACACCAACCACTTTAATCGACTCGATAACTATATCGAATTGGCTGGCAAAGGTCAAGTTATTGTTTGCCATTACCCGCATCAGGAACCCTGAGTCTGGAGCAGACGAGTCCGCCTTAGGCGGATGCCGCCCACATAACTGTTTGGCATTATTAGGCAGCAAAAGAGGGCGTATGCAATACGCCCCTACGCGTTAACATATTTCATATGCTATTCTTCAGGATGGAGTCCGCCCCAGACGAACGACATCCTGAGGGCGATACGGCTATTTCCTCAACCTGTAAATCGCCACTGCTCCTTTGAGAATGTTTTCATAATGACCGGATAACCTATCCTGCTTCAGTGTCTTTAAGATCTCATCCTGCTTCAGGAAAGCTTTCAGGGAATCCGGTAAATATCGATAGGCATAATTCTTCTTGGTAAATAATCTCGAAAGCAATGGCAAAATCTTATAGAAATACAGATGAAACAACCAGGCAAACAGTTTGCCGGGCGGATGCGCAAAATCTATTATCGATGACTTGCCGCTTGGCATTAGCGTTCGATGAATCTCCGCACCGAACGCTTCAATGTCGGTCAAATTGCGCAGCGCATAGCCATTGATGATGCCGTCAAATGAAGAGCCTTTAAACGGCAGGTCTTCGGCATCACAGAGAACATAAAAGACATTATCATTAGCGGCAAATTTCTGACTGGCTAATCGAATCATTCCTTTCGAGAAATCGCCAAGGATAACAACACCGTTAAAATCGGGCTGTTTGAGAAGCATCCGCGATAAATCGCCGGTACCCGAACAGATATCCAAAACGGTTTTGTCGTTTATATGAGGAGCTATGGTTTTCTTCCTTAGATAGCCATCGCTGCCGAATGATATTACCCGGTTTAGGAAATCATACCTGATGCTGATATCATCAAACATGCGATGGATGAATATCTTTTTTGAAGCGTTATCGGTGAAGTATTTTTTATTCATTAGAAGCTTATATTCCCATATAAAATAAAAGAGGGCGTATCCAATACGTCCCTATGCGCTTATATTTCATATATTAGAATCCATATCTTTTAGTTCAAATACTATATCCGAAATACTAAATATATCGCAAGTGGTCTGCTAATATGGAATCGTTGTTGATATTATACAAACCAGCATTTTAGAATTTGCGGTTAATCATAAAATCTATCATTTCCAGAATTAGCTTATTTTGGCCATTATTTATATAACCATTGAGTTTAGCAAATTTCATTTTAGCCATAGTCGCCAGTTCGATTGAGGAAGCCATAGCGCTTTGTATGCAATCATATTTATTAATCAATCCCATGATATTATCGATGTCTTCGGATTTTTTCTGATGACGAGGCATATCGAATATCTTTTTCAGATATATTTTTTCATCAGGACTGGCTTTATCCATAAGATTGATAGCTATAAGAGTTCTTTTGCCTTCCCATAAATCGCCGCTGATTTCTTTGCCATAAACCTTCTCATCCCCGGCTAAGTTAAGCACATCATCCTGAATTTGAAAAGCGATGCCGAGATCCAGTCCGAAATCGAAGATAATATCTTTGAATTTCACATCAGCGCCGGCAATCATAGCGCCGAGCCATGAGGGTGTGGCGCAAGTATACCATGATGTTTTATGACGGCACATATTAAAGTAATCATCGCCGGTTAAATCCCATTGTTTATTCTGCACCCAGGAAAGCTCAATATGCTGGCCGACAGTAGTCATATGATACATTTCCAGAAAATGCTCGACCACATCGAGAGTAAGTTCCGGGCCAAGAATCCGGCGGTTGTTTTTGAGAAATTCCCACATCTTGCCTGCCAGTGCATCTCCGGCATTTAATGCCAGCGGCACGCCGTATTTTATATGCAAGGCCGGTTTGCCGCGCCGCATCTCGGAACAATCTTCAATATCATCATGGATAACAATCCAGTTTTGGAAAAGCTCGAGGGCAGCGGCGGTATTAATTGCCGATTTTATTTCGCCGCCAAAAGCACGGCAGAATATTAAAAGTATGGAGGGCCGCAAACCTTTGCCGCCGCGTTTGGGATAGTCTATCATCATCTCAAACAGGTTGTTTATCTCCGGAACCAAATGAGAATTCGGCAAGCGGGCGAATATATACTCATCCACCTGCTTTTTATAATCCTTGAGGGTTGAAAAGAAATCGATCATAGGCTGTATTTTATGACATGCAATTGAAAAGTCAATCAGTTTTTACGATTATTATTATGGGAGCTTTTTTTATTAGTTTTTTAGTGTAATGTAAAATTATCAGGGAAACTCACTCACTATTTTACATTGACTGCATATTGCGATAGTTGTAATATATGATTATGAAATTGCTCTCGATGATACTCGCGCCCATCATTATTGCCATGGCTTGCTCATCACAAGAGCAGAAACCCGAATCTAAAGAGCATCCCGAACTGCCCGATAGAATGGCGATAACCTTTAAGAATATTGCCGAAATTGCCATAGTTAAACAGCTAACCGACCAAAAATCAGATATGTCTCCATTTTTCAGCCGGGATGGCAAACGCATATATTTCACCCGTCTCTTGTCGCCCTCATCCGATGACACATCGAATATGAGGCAATATGCTCAGGATGAATATTTTTCGATAGATTATCAAAATGATAAAATGTATTTCCATGATAGCCTTCCCGAAAAACCTAAGCCAGATATAATTTCGGAAATACCCTTGCCCTCGATGACAACCGAATGGCCCCTGATTGCTTACAAGAAATCGAAGGCAATTTATTTCTGCACTCAAAGCAAGTCAGATAAAAGACATTTGAATATCTACAAATTAATGGACGATTCGCTTGCTCAGATATCTTACGGTTCAAGGCCGGCTTTTCTTCAGACAGTTTCGGATGATGAACATTATCTGGCATTTCTCTATGGCAAAAACCTTAGCCGGTTGATTATAATGGATTTATATTCGGGACGGTTTTATGAAATACCCAAAGGCAAAGATGAATCGAATCAATTTGATTATGAAGCAAGTTTTTCATCAGACAGCAAGCATCTCTTGTTTCTGAGGTCAGGCGATTTACACACAAAAAACGACGTGCCGTATGGCGACGTGCCGTATGGCGATATCTGGCTAGTTGAGTTTTATGGGGACAGCATGCAGTAAGTGCGTCGGGTTTCTCTCCCGCCGCGGTCCGACTTAGGCGGAGAACCAACCTATTGTTACTTGTGGTTGGCGAACGTCCCCGCGCGCCAATCATGGCTGATTTGACAGCTTACCTCAGCCTTCGGATGCCGGCAAACCGCTTCCAGTAATAATCCTCCCCCAAATACGATACTACAACGCCCCTTGATTTGGAGGTATGGATAAAGCCGCTCTTATTAAGCATCATCCCCACATGGTCAAGCTTGCCGCTCTTTATTCTAAAGAAGACTAAATCACCGGTTTGAGCCTGCGAGACAGAAATATCATAGCTTGCCTTAAACAACCCTTTTGTAGTTCGGGGAAGCTTTCGGTTTAAAGCATCACTATAAACGCGATATACAAACCCCGAACAATCGAATCCATGCTTGCCAGTGCCGCCGTATCTATAAGGAACACCAAGATAACCTTTGGAAACATATTTCAGCTTATTTTTATCCGAATCGGAGAATCTGCTTTTTATGGGATGGTAATACGGTTTCGACCCGCAGTTGATAATCAGCGATAGTACCAGTAATATAAGACAGCATCTCGACATATAATACTTATCGTCATAGAACAAAATTATTTTATCGATGGATATGTCATATTAAAGCGGCGTTTATAATAAAACCGGGTGGCAATTATCAAACCGATAAGGAAAACAATATAGCCCGGATAATAATATCCTGCCGCAAATGTTAATGACAGTATAGATATCTTGATTGCCAATACCGCTGCTTTGATAGTTTTCGAAATAACTAACCAGATATAAAACGGCGCAGCAAAAAGCGAGGCTAATAAAAATGGAGTATCATTAGTCAAATAGCCAAAGATTATCGCGGCTATGTAATATAATAAGATTATATACACCGTCTTTTGCACACCGAAAACCACACCGATAGTTAATTTGCCCGTCTCTTGGTCGCCTTCTATATCAGGTAGAGTTGTGCCGATATACACTGCGGCCACCGCCATGAAATATGGTATCGATTTAACTATCCCGCCGATGAACGAACCGCCGCCGGCACAATAACCGATTACAAACACTAATGTGCCATGACCAAGACCATTGGCAAAAGCTGCCAGCCAGTCTTTGTTTTTTAAGGCAATCGGCGGAACCGAGTATAGTATGCCCAGAATGATTACTAATAATGAAGCCAATCCCACGGAAAATGAAATGCTGAAAGCCGCAATCAATGAAACAAAATTCAGTAGTATTGTCATCAGCCAGGCAACGCTTAGTTTAACAATGCCTCTTGGTAGAAAGAATAGTTTGTTGTTTAATCGGTCGGATTCGATGTCATAGATTTGGTTGGTAAGAAATACTGCGCCAAATATGCCTGTGCCAAGCAGAAGCGATACCGGCAGAATATACCAACTCGAATCGGCTGGCTGGCTTCGATAATACCCCAGTATCATGATTGTCCACACCGGCAGGTGAAGCATCGGGCGAAGTATAAATAGGTGGTCGTATATGTCGATTGTTTTCATTTAGCTTGTCTGCCGTTTTAGTTTACAAGTTATTTGTCGGGGTTCTCCCTCTGGTCAAAACCCGACCTACTTTAACCGCAGGGGCGTATTGCATACGCCCTTAATTAGCGTTGCAGCAGATATTATTGTTTAGGCAGGTCGCAGCGAAGCGCAATCTGCCAATTATCATTTCCAAATACTCATTATCAAATATACAGCCGGCGCAGCGAAAAAGAATGAATCGAACCTGTCTAAAATCCCGCCATGACCGGGCAATATCGCCGATGAATCTTTTATCCGGCAGTGACGTTTCAAGCCTGATTCTATAAGGTCGCCTAACTGACCGAAAAAGCAAGCGACAATCGATATAACAATCGCCTGTATCCAGCTAATCGGCAGAAAAACCAGCATACTGACTACTGCCGCAATTATTGCTCCGATAAAGCCGCTATAGAAACCCTCCCATGTCTTTTTTGGGGAAAGCCGCTCGGTCAACTTATGTTTGCCGAATGTTTTGCCGCCAAAATAGGCAGCGGTATCAGTCGCCCATACTATCAGGAATATAAATATTAAAAGCAAACCGTCTGTTTCCGGCAGTTTGCCAAGATAGATTATAAAAGACGACAGAAAACCGATATATAAAACCGGCAGCATGTTGGCTGATAAATCTCCCAAGAAAGCTGTCAGGTCGGAATCGCCTTTGCCGAAATAATGCTTAACAATCACCAGCGATATTAACAGAAATGATATAAGCAGTACATTAATGAGCTGGTAATTATAATAAGCGGCTAAAATACATAGGATAGGAAGTAAAACATCTAAAATATTATTTACATAGTATCCCCTTTTTCTCAGCATCGATGACAGTTCGATACTGCCGAGTCCAACTAATAATATTGTAAACCCTAACAGGAAAATACCATTATAATAACATATAGCAATTAATGCTGGGATACCTATGGCGGCAACTAATAATCTGAGCGCAAGGTTTCTGCTCAAGATGATTACCCTTTGGACTCCTGAGTTTGTTTAATGCGGCCAAACCTACGTTCGCGTTCCTGAAAATCGATAATAGCTCGATAAAAATCATTCTCATTGAAATCAGGCCATAAAACATCAGTAATATACATTTCAGTATATGACGTCTGCCACAATAGGAAATTGGATAATCGTCTTTCCCCGGATGTTCTTATGAGCAAATCCGGGTCGGGAATACCGTTTGTTTGCAGATACTTGGCGAACAGTTTTTCATCTATATTATCGCTTTTAAGCTTGCCGTCAGCGGCATCGTTGGCGATTTTTTTAACCGCCAGAATAATTTCATGACGTCCCGAATAATTTAGCGCCAGATTCAGGGTCAAACCGGTATTATTTGAGGTTCGCTCCATAGCATCCTTTAAAATATCCCGGCGGCTTTTTGACAACTCTTCAATATCGCCGGTTGTTATCAAGCGGACATTCTTTTCCAAAAGCTCGTTTAGTTCGCGGCGAGTGGTCTCATAAAGGAGGTTCATAATAGCAGAAACTTCGCTCTTGGGACGCTTCCAGTTTTCGGTTGAGAATGTAAATAGAGTCAGATAGGATAAGCCAATATCGCCGGCAGCCCGAACAATTTTCTTGACCGTCTTCACGCCATTCTTGTGCCCGACAGTACGCGGCAGACCTCTCGACCTAGCCCATCTTCCATTGCCATCCATGATAATGGCAACATGTTCCGGAAGATTGTCCTTGGCAAGAATCTGCTCTTTTTGAGCTTCAATGGGGGACATTGCTATATCTCTATTACCTCCTGTTCTTTCAGTTTCACCATTTCGGAAATTTTTTCAATACTCTTGTTGGTATATTCCTGCACCTGTTTCTGACCTAATTCAAGGTCATCCTCAGTGATTTCCGAGTTCTTTTCCGCCTTCTTTAATTTATCGTTAGAATCGCGGCGAATGTTCCTTATAGCGATCTTGCCATCCTCACCAAGTTTCTTGACCAGCTTCACCATTTCCATACGTCTCTCTTCATTTAATGGCGGCACCGGCAGACGAATAATATTTGGCTCGGCGATTGGATTAAGCCCCAAATCTGCTTTTTGAAGTGCTTTAATCACCTCTGGTATAATTGTCTTTTCCCAAGGCTGAACAACCAGCATTTTAGGATCGGGAGCACTTATTGAAGCCAGCTGGATTAACGGCGTAGGAGTTCCATAATAATCAACTTTAATTCCATCTAAAATTTTTGGAGTAGCTTTTCCTGTTCTTACATAAGCCATTTCCCGGCTTAATGCCTCCATAGCTTTTTTCATTCTTTCTTCTGTGTCTTTGTACAGTTTTTTCAACATAGCATACCTCAACTTACGATGGTGCCAACATTTTCGCCAATTACTATTTTTTTTAAATTGCCATTCTTGTATAAATTAAAAACAACAATCGGGATATTATTTTCGCGACAGACTGAAGCTGCGGCAGCATCCATAACCCGCAAATTATCTTTTATGATATCCGAATGAGTCAACTTGTCATATATTACTGCTTCGGGATTCTTAACAGGGTCGGAATCATAGACACCATCAACCTTAGTGCCCTTAATAAGCACTTCGGCGCCGATTTCTGCGGCTCGCAAAGCGGCGGCAGTATCGGTAGTGAAATATGGATTGCCGGTACCGCCGGCAAATATCACTATTCGCCCCTTTTCAAGGTGACGGACAGCTCGCTTTCTAATGAACGGTTCGCATACTTCATTCATTTTGATGGCCGACATGACCCGCGTAATAATTCCCATTTTCTCAAGTTGGTCTTGAAGCGCTAAGGCGTTTATAACAGTTGCCAGCATACCCATATAATCGGCGCTGACTCTATCCATGCCCTTAGCGGCGGCAGTAAGACCGCGGAATATGTTTCCGCCTCCAATAACAAGCGCTGTCTCGATACCGAGATTCTTTACCTGAACCACTTCATTGCAAACATGGGCAATCATGCGCTCATCAAGGCCGGAATCGCGGTCGCCTACCAAGATCTCGCCGGAAAGTTTCAGCAATATCCTTTTATATTTTAGCGGCTTGGCCGACAAAGAGTCCGATCCGATATTTCCGCTGGCAGACATACTATTCCCCTAAACGGAATCTTGCAAATCTCTTAATTTGGATATTCTCGCCAAGTTTGGCAATAGCTTCATTAATAACGTCCTGTATGGTTTTATCCTGATCCTTAACAAACGACTGTTCGAGCAACGTTACTTCACTGAAGTATTTTTCGATTTTGCCGGTGATGATTTTATCGACAATTTTTTCCGGCTTGCCTTCATTTAAAGCCTGAGTTTTGTAGATTTCTTTTTCCTTTTCAACCATCTCTTGGCTCAATTCTTCTCTTTTGACGACAAGCGGATTAGCCGCGGCGCATTGCATAGCAATATCCTTGCAGAGATTAATAAAATCATCGGTGCGGGCTACAAAATCGGTTTCGCAATTTACTTCAAGCAAGACACCGAGTTTGCTGCCGGGATGTATATAAGAAGTGATTGAACCCTCATTAGCAGCTCGGGTTGATTTTTTAGCCGCCTTAGCTAATCCCTGTTCTCGCAGCGTTTTGATAGCTTTCTCGATATCACCGTCCGATTCCTTAAGAGCTTTTTTGCAATCCATCAGGCCAACGCCGGTTTTTTCACGAAGTTGTTTAACCATCGCAGCAGTGATTTCCATTTATTTTTCCTTTTCCTTATCTATTTCTGTATCAACAGTCTTTGTTTTCTCTTCTTTCTCAACCGCCATTTCATCTTCCTCGACTATGTTTTTGCCGGCAATTATAGCATCCGCCAAAGCTCTGACAATAACACTGATTGATTTGATGGCGTCATCATTGGCGGCTATTGGATAATCAATTGGATCGGGATCTGTATTTGTATCGAGAATGGCGATTACCGGAATTTTTAATATATTAGCCTCAGCTACAGCGATTCTCTCTTTCTTGGCATCCACAACAACAAGCGCGGCGGGAAGTTTTACCATTTCTTTAATTCCGCTTAAAAACTTTTCAAGGCGGATTCTTTCTTTCTCAAGCTTCATGCTTTCTTTTTTGGTGATATTATCAAAATGCCCCTCTTCTTTCATTTTCTCAATCTGTTTAAGCTTTTTAATATTGCCCTTGATTGTCTGGAAATTTGTCATAGTGCCGCCGAGCCAGCGTTCATTGACATAAAACTGACCGCATCTTTTAGATTCATCTTTCACAACTAATTTAGCCTGCTTTTTAGTGCCAACAAACAGGATTTTATCGCCATCAGCTGAGATTTGCTGAATCTTGGCGGAAGCGCGCTGAATAGACAACAGTGTTTTTTTCAAATCAATAATATAGATGCCGTTGCGAGCCGTAAAGATGAATTTCTTCATTTTTGGGTTCCAACGTTTTGTTTGATGTCCGAAATGAACGCCTGCTTCAAGCAGGTTTTTAATATCAAGTTTGGGCATGAAAAATACTCCTTAATCGGATGGTTTGGTTTTTTCCTTCACCGGCATCATTCCAAGGCGGCCCCATAAGGGGACCCCGCCATTAGTCCGCCGGTGTGTTTATTTTCTTTCGGTTTAACGTTTCGAGAATTGGAAACGCTTACGGGCTTTAACTAAGCCATATTTCTTACGTTCAACCATTCGCGCATCGCGCGTCAAAAAGCCGCATTTCTTCAGCGCCGGCCTATATTGAGAATCCATATTCACCAATGCTCTGGAAATCCCCATACGCAAAGCGCCAGCCTGACCGGAAAGCCCACCGCCAGTAACCTTGGCAATAATGTCAACTTTGCCCATCAGCTTAACTTCCTCAAGAGGCGCTAAGGCGTGCGTTACCAGATTTTGACGGCAAAGATATTTGAGCATATCGCGACCGTTTACATAGTTTTTACCAGCGCCCTGTTTTAACCTAACCTGCGCTATAGCTTTTTTACGGGTTCCCAACCCTCTGAAATAATCTGTTGCCAAAATTCCTCCGTAAGCTTAGATATCAAGTGGTTCAAGTTTTTGCGCCTGATGCGGATGATCAGGACCTGCATAGACAAAAAGTCTTTTATTTAGCTTTCTGCCCAAACGATTTTTCGGAAGCATGCCTTTTACGGCTTTTTCAATAATCC
The nucleotide sequence above comes from Candidatus Zixiibacteriota bacterium. Encoded proteins:
- a CDS encoding UbiA family prenyltransferase; translated protein: MKTIDIYDHLFILRPMLHLPVWTIMILGYYRSQPADSSWYILPVSLLLGTGIFGAVFLTNQIYDIESDRLNNKLFFLPRGIVKLSVAWLMTILLNFVSLIAAFSISFSVGLASLLVIILGILYSVPPIALKNKDWLAAFANGLGHGTLVFVIGYCAGGGSFIGGIVKSIPYFMAVAAVYIGTTLPDIEGDQETGKLTIGVVFGVQKTVYIILLYYIAAIIFGYLTNDTPFLLASLFAAPFYIWLVISKTIKAAVLAIKISILSLTFAAGYYYPGYIVFLIGLIIATRFYYKRRFNMTYPSIK
- a CDS encoding UMP kinase, which translates into the protein MSASGNIGSDSLSAKPLKYKRILLKLSGEILVGDRDSGLDERMIAHVCNEVVQVKNLGIETALVIGGGNIFRGLTAAAKGMDRVSADYMGMLATVINALALQDQLEKMGIITRVMSAIKMNEVCEPFIRKRAVRHLEKGRIVIFAGGTGNPYFTTDTAAALRAAEIGAEVLIKGTKVDGVYDSDPVKNPEAVIYDKLTHSDIIKDNLRVMDAAAASVCRENNIPIVVFNLYKNGNLKKIVIGENVGTIVS
- the frr gene encoding ribosome recycling factor; amino-acid sequence: MLKKLYKDTEERMKKAMEALSREMAYVRTGKATPKILDGIKVDYYGTPTPLIQLASISAPDPKMLVVQPWEKTIIPEVIKALQKADLGLNPIAEPNIIRLPVPPLNEERRMEMVKLVKKLGEDGKIAIRNIRRDSNDKLKKAEKNSEITEDDLELGQKQVQEYTNKSIEKISEMVKLKEQEVIEI
- a CDS encoding isoprenyl transferase; amino-acid sequence: MSPIEAQKEQILAKDNLPEHVAIIMDGNGRWARSRGLPRTVGHKNGVKTVKKIVRAAGDIGLSYLTLFTFSTENWKRPKSEVSAIMNLLYETTRRELNELLEKNVRLITTGDIEELSKSRRDILKDAMERTSNNTGLTLNLALNYSGRHEIILAVKKIANDAADGKLKSDNIDEKLFAKYLQTNGIPDPDLLIRTSGERRLSNFLLWQTSYTEMYITDVLWPDFNENDFYRAIIDFQERERRFGRIKQTQESKG
- the rpsB gene encoding 30S ribosomal protein S2; the encoded protein is MPKLDIKNLLEAGVHFGHQTKRWNPKMKKFIFTARNGIYIIDLKKTLLSIQRASAKIQQISADGDKILFVGTKKQAKLVVKDESKRCGQFYVNERWLGGTMTNFQTIKGNIKKLKQIEKMKEEGHFDNITKKESMKLEKERIRLEKFLSGIKEMVKLPAALVVVDAKKERIAVAEANILKIPVIAILDTNTDPDPIDYPIAANDDAIKSISVIVRALADAIIAGKNIVEEDEMAVEKEEKTKTVDTEIDKEKEK
- a CDS encoding polyprenyl synthetase family protein, coding for MIDFFSTLKDYKKQVDEYIFARLPNSHLVPEINNLFEMMIDYPKRGGKGLRPSILLIFCRAFGGEIKSAINTAAALELFQNWIVIHDDIEDCSEMRRGKPALHIKYGVPLALNAGDALAGKMWEFLKNNRRILGPELTLDVVEHFLEMYHMTTVGQHIELSWVQNKQWDLTGDDYFNMCRHKTSWYTCATPSWLGAMIAGADVKFKDIIFDFGLDLGIAFQIQDDVLNLAGDEKVYGKEISGDLWEGKRTLIAINLMDKASPDEKIYLKKIFDMPRHQKKSEDIDNIMGLINKYDCIQSAMASSIELATMAKMKFAKLNGYINNGQNKLILEMIDFMINRKF
- a CDS encoding ubiquinone/menaquinone biosynthesis methyltransferase, encoding MNKKYFTDNASKKIFIHRMFDDISIRYDFLNRVISFGSDGYLRKKTIAPHINDKTVLDICSGTGDLSRMLLKQPDFNGVVILGDFSKGMIRLASQKFAANDNVFYVLCDAEDLPFKGSSFDGIINGYALRNLTDIEAFGAEIHRTLMPSGKSSIIDFAHPPGKLFAWLFHLYFYKILPLLSRLFTKKNYAYRYLPDSLKAFLKQDEILKTLKQDRLSGHYENILKGAVAIYRLRK
- a CDS encoding C40 family peptidase, yielding MSRCCLILLVLSLIINCGSKPYYHPIKSRFSDSDKNKLKYVSKGYLGVPYRYGGTGKHGFDCSGFVYRVYSDALNRKLPRTTKGLFKASYDISVSQAQTGDLVFFRIKSGKLDHVGMMLNKSGFIHTSKSRGVVVSYLGEDYYWKRFAGIRRLR
- a CDS encoding PD40 domain-containing protein, with the translated sequence MKLLSMILAPIIIAMACSSQEQKPESKEHPELPDRMAITFKNIAEIAIVKQLTDQKSDMSPFFSRDGKRIYFTRLLSPSSDDTSNMRQYAQDEYFSIDYQNDKMYFHDSLPEKPKPDIISEIPLPSMTTEWPLIAYKKSKAIYFCTQSKSDKRHLNIYKLMDDSLAQISYGSRPAFLQTVSDDEHYLAFLYGKNLSRLIIMDLYSGRFYEIPKGKDESNQFDYEASFSSDSKHLLFLRSGDLHTKNDVPYGDVPYGDIWLVEFYGDSMQ
- the tsf gene encoding translation elongation factor Ts, which translates into the protein MEITAAMVKQLREKTGVGLMDCKKALKESDGDIEKAIKTLREQGLAKAAKKSTRAANEGSITSYIHPGSKLGVLLEVNCETDFVARTDDFINLCKDIAMQCAAANPLVVKREELSQEMVEKEKEIYKTQALNEGKPEKIVDKIITGKIEKYFSEVTLLEQSFVKDQDKTIQDVINEAIAKLGENIQIKRFARFRLGE
- a CDS encoding phosphatidate cytidylyltransferase, coding for MSRNLALRLLVAAIGIPALIAICYYNGIFLLGFTILLVGLGSIELSSMLRKRGYYVNNILDVLLPILCILAAYYNYQLINVLLISFLLISLVIVKHYFGKGDSDLTAFLGDLSANMLPVLYIGFLSSFIIYLGKLPETDGLLLIFIFLIVWATDTAAYFGGKTFGKHKLTERLSPKKTWEGFYSGFIGAIIAAVVSMLVFLPISWIQAIVISIVACFFGQLGDLIESGLKRHCRIKDSSAILPGHGGILDRFDSFFFAAPAVYLIMSIWK
- the rpsI gene encoding 30S ribosomal protein S9, which codes for MATDYFRGLGTRKKAIAQVRLKQGAGKNYVNGRDMLKYLCRQNLVTHALAPLEEVKLMGKVDIIAKVTGGGLSGQAGALRMGISRALVNMDSQYRPALKKCGFLTRDARMVERKKYGLVKARKRFQFSKR